Part of the Ornithodoros turicata isolate Travis chromosome 6, ASM3712646v1, whole genome shotgun sequence genome, TGATTTGCAGGTGTGCATTACACACAACCTGCACATTCAGAGAGAAATATCCTTTCCGGTTTCTATACAGCTCTGCTAGTCGACCACCTGGAGACTGAATTGCAATGTGGGTGCAGTCCAGAGCACCGACAACAAACGGGAAGTTTGATATGTTATAGAATTCTTCCGTGGTGGTAGCCCGCTCTGTTGCTGTTGTCGGAAATTTAATCATGTCCTTTGACAGAGATGCCAATACACGTGACACTTTCTTAACAATGCGGCATACTGTAGACTTATGAATGAAAGAAAGGTCCCCAAGAACAGCCTGAAATGTGCCTGTCGCATAGAAGCGCAGCGTTATCAACAGTTGGTTGAGTGGCAACACTGGGTTGTTTCTGTTGCTTGCGTGTGAAAGTTGTGCCTCAAACAGTCCAAGAACGTGCAGAGTCGCAGCTTTCGTCAAGCGGAACCTTTGCCTAAATGCCTCATCATCCAACCTGCTAAATGGGTCATCTCGTGGGCACATTTGCCTTGGCATTGCTTCCCTTGGCAGAAGAAGAACGTCCTGTAGATCTTGAATGTCACTGTCCTCAGACAAGAACCCAGACAAAAGTGCAGTCATTTTGTTGACCAACAAGAAGTCGCAAGACGACCTCCAACTGTTTTGTCGTCTGCAATCGCAGCTGAAGCTAATTCGACAGCATGAAAGAGACCGCGATTGATGAAAATTTCGTTTTTacattacaaaaagaaaaacgtccaGGAAACAAGTGTGAAAGACTACAGCTATTTATTACATGAGGACTGTACAATACATCGCTGTTGGTCTGCATTCGTCTGTCTGCGTAACATCGTCTGCGAAGAATCCCGGGTTACAGAAGTGAACAACTTTCGAAAGCAAAAACCCAGTGTCAGAGTAATTAAACACTCATTACGCGGAAAAAGTTAATTTAGCAAGGGCTACCGTACGTTTGGGCAAACACTGGCAACGCAGAGATCGTTCCGTTGCCACTTCTCTCATCCGGACCCAAATCACAGCAATTTATGAACCGTGCACTGACGTATTTCACTTGTATCGATGAGCTGCGCCGTGAACAGCACTTCGTAAACCACCACATTCACATACGAACACAGGCAGCCAACGCGGCTGCTCACATATGTTTAGCTACCACATCTACGGCATTATTTTACACAATCTGTGCTCATAAAAGTtgagcgcgcacacacacacacacagcacctcACAACAGTCAACATGTCCGCTTACACGAAACCATTCCGAGGACTTGAAAATGCGCCCATCCTTCTTGTCAGATGCAACTGTATCAACAGAAGAACCGTTGACACTATTCTTCCTCGTAGTAATGACAGAAATTCATTTGTTGTCGCCTCCGCACGACTATTTCAACAAATAATCGAGCAAACAGCTGACGGCATCAGCGCGGCTCCTCGCCCTGAGCCGCCGACGAGGGCGGTTCCGCTGAGTGGAGGTTTAATAGCAGTTTGAGGGCGGCGCTAGTGTTGAGCTCGTTTGGTGCAACGCTCGGAAACTGGAACCGAGCTCAACTAGCTCTGCGAACTCGGTTCTGCGTTAAGCGTCGTTGGTGCAACCGGGggtaaatgtccttatgagctttatgtAAAGATcacacaatgtgccacctgtaTTGAGTAATaggcgagtacggcatggcggcacaggtagacttttatagggtaacaccctgtatgtccAGATGGAGGGCCCCTGGCATCACAAAGAGACAGAGACAAACGGTTGTCCCACTAGCGAAATTGAAAAAGAACCTGTAATTGCTACCCGCCCGTAGTTTTGTCAGGTAAGGGCTCAACACACGAGGGCACAACTGTAATTGTGCCGCTGCATTGTACCATGCGCATATTACATACAAGCTGCACTTAGGATGTGATACCAAGTTCCTAGACCCCGTGTGAGAGCACAAACAAAAAATCTGTTTGTGCCAACATATAATAGTTACGGTTCATGTACAAGTTTCTTCCGCACTTTCAAAGTGCATCCCACTTGTAGGTTCCACTGAACTGCGCAGTTCAAACAACGGACTCGTGCATGAATGTCGAGGGACCGCAAGTTCTAAGCCACCCTACGCTCTAACTAATCTACATAATCTTCATTCTTGGATATCAAAAACATGCGTGTGGAAGTTGTATTAATTCTCTTTAAAGAGCACACCACATTCTCTGTGCATAATATCTAACAGCCAACACTGTGTGTCTAGTGTATCATAGTAACAGCATCCAGGTTCTATTTGAAACCAGGGAGGTTACGTTCAGCTTTCCTGATTACCATGATTCTATCTGATTCTGATGCGATTCTATTCTGGAGTGCCACGAGGAACCACAAGAATAAAACATACAGACACCTTTGGGTCATCTTCGACGTTTACTGTGCTGCGTTACCATGGGACTTGGGGGTTTGTTGTTCATCTGGTCCTGCCTACGTTTTGTGGCACCTCGTTTTGCACTGCTATCCGCGTCGTCCTTGGCACTGCGATTGCTGCTACTGCTGCTTTTCCCTGGAAGACAACGAGCAAGTTGCTCATATTATGAGCTGTCTACATGCTCTTGCGAGGACAGTTAATTTCGTTTCTAGTATTACTATTATTAATCCCTCACGGATGACGACCTGTCTCGGCATTTCAACTACCAACCTGCCGGCACCCTCAGACAGTTCTGAGCCCACTACCCAGAGAACAGTGGGCAAAGGTGTTACCAAGGGGTACAACATAGCTGGATCCAATTAAAATAGCCCCAAATTATTCTATTTAATTGCCCAATTTACTCTCGTAATTAACACGTCCCAAACTTGGCCACCCAAATGTTTCTACTTTCTTCATACAACCATAAAAAATCACGAGTGAACACAATGCCTCCAAAAAAATTAATGGAGCTTCATCGAGGGTTCAAGCACCTTCCTCACACAGCACTACAACTGGACGTCGAGGCAAAAACTATTATATGAACCAGAGTGATGTAACAATGGTTGTGACAGCACTGCCTTGTTTGAGGTGTCAACCAGGTTAACCGGTATTCTGATTCAACTTATTTTTAATTTAGACTCTACTTAtaatactacaggttttcctgacgattttaatccaagtgtcATAGAAATCAATCcgtgtgccatgcaaactttatggggcatggattaatttagctggcactcggattaaaatcgccgggaaaacctgtagttagCACGGTCATCTTACCTTTCTCAGGGGCCGCCTCATCTTGACTTCTGCTCCCTCCGGTTCGTCCGGTCTCGGACTTGCGACTAGTGTTCTCTTTTGCCGAGCGCGGTGGTTCCGCACGCTTCGGCGTGTCTTTGCTCTCGGCTTTTGGCGTCGACGTTCGAGACTCTTTGGATTCTGCCTTGCTCTCTGTAGCCTTTACAGCCTTCGGGGGCGGCTCACTCTTTGGCTTGACTTCCGGCTTGGCTTTGCTCGTCGGAGTGCTGTCGCTGCGCACTTTCCCGTGGGCGTGTTCAGGCCGTACCTTCCCGCCCGTGCTCCGAGGTGGTTCCTTTAAAGCGTGACAATGTGTTTCGAAAGATGGCAAGAAAAAATTGTCAACGTGGCTTAGTTCCCGTATGAGGCTTCACTTATGCTACACATAAAAGGAGATTATGTCATCGAGCTAGAAATCCTGGTTCTAATGGTGGCAGAGACTAACAAATAAGACTCCATACCTGCCAACCTGACGAACTCAaaattcaaactcaaactcaaaaacATAGCGcaatggggggaggggggtacaCCCTGCGCATTAATTTTGTGCACTCAAAATAGCATTGCCACCGACTGTATTGCGAGTCCTCTACGTCGTATGTAGCCACTACCAGGTGGAGCTGCGATGCGCTATCGTTGCTACCATCAACCGCAACTGCGAAGGCGAGTTGTGTCAGGCTCTCCAACATTGCATTTTGAGCGGTCTCAGCCATTTCACCGATGATCCAAGCAGTCTTCGTCCGTCCACACCTATAGCGCTTCGATTCGTCACATTTTGGCAATGTCTTCCGAAACAGCGGTCACACAGGGCCGTTTACGCTCCGCGGCTGGTTGTGCTCAACCAGACAACCCGTGAAGAGGCACTTGGTACGTATGAGGAACACGTGCACATATTTCTTCTGTTTGGTGAGCGCCTGACGATAGAACGATAGCACGTCTTCTCGAGAAACATGGACACAATAAAACACGCAATCTGCTGTGACCTCCAGCCATGGATGGTCACGCCGCGAAACACGTGTTACGAGATGTCGAATTCTTCAGGAATACGTTCGCGCAGCTTTTAAAGGAAAACGAGAGAAGAAAAGCCCAAGGCCCCAATTTTCTTGGAGATTTGAGGGCGCATCCATACAATTGGGAGGTTGAACAAAATTcgggagtctcccggataatccgggagagttggcaggtatgaaaCTGTGCTTTCTACGGTTTGGTATGGCACCAGAAACTGTGCACCGCAAGATACTGCTGCTTCTGGGGCTTCCCCTGTACCTGTTTTTTGCGTTTCACAAAAAATACAACGCGGGCAATCTTGCAACTTTCCCTGTCCCCAAGTACGGGTGAAGCAAACTTTTTACGGTCTTCGTACATCACCTCCTGGGTATACTTTGCCCAAAAATGCAAAACACATGTAAATGATGTAAACATGCAAGTGAGAGCTAATATGTGAATTAATGGTGCAATAAGCGATCAACCAGTATCCCGTAGATGCAAAACCGGATTCGAAGCTTCGGAAGTTACCCTACATTAACCCGCATTGTTCTTGGTGCACGAGGTTTCACGATTTTTTCTCTCAATTATTCGGTCACGTCTGTGGCAAAACGAGAGTTGGTCACCCCACCTTTCGAGACTGCTGTTCGACCCGGGACGTCTTTCCCGACGACTTCGGTGCGTCTCCTTCCCGTTTGGGGGTATCGCTCGAATCTTGGCGCTTTGACGGCGTCCGCACCTGTTCGTCATCCGAGCTCTGTGCATTCTCAAGAGGCCGACCACCCGCTCTCTGACACAGCAGGTCCCGGAATTCCGTTTCCGGTAAATTGAAATCTCTTTCATTGTTTGGAAATGGTAGGATCTCAGATTCATGCTGCAACAGGAGAGtttgtcacacacacagccttAAGACAGCCATGTTTTGGTCGACTTACCAATGCAGCCATGTCATACATGGTGTCTAGGTGGTCCCAAATGATTCGTGAGTGAATGTCCTTGTTTAAAGATGTGCTGAACTTCTGATGAATGCATGCCATTTGAAAGTACCTGTTGACCCCTGGAAAAACGAAAGTGTACGTTAGTCTTTTGGCCTAATGCGAGGCTCCTAACACTAAAGCTGTGACATTCTCCAAATTTCTGACAACGAAATATGGTCTTTGCGGGTCTACTCGGCGAGGAAGTGTGCCAGTACCTTAGTGTAGTTCCTTTTCATGCAATATATCACTAGAATGAAGCACGTATGTGGGGAAGAACGAAGCCTCGAGCAAATGCCGGTACATGGGGAACGCGCCCAAGACAATGATTGCATTAATTTTCATCCCTTTAAAAAGTTTCCCCGAGATAATATAAGCATCAAACGTACCAATAGGTTTGTGGCCTTTCATGGCGTGAAATAATTGCACTTCGGTGTCGACATTCCAGTCGACATTTTCCTCACTCTTGCCGTTTTTCTCTGTTGCAGTCTCCATCACACTCAATCGAGCTGCTACATACAGATGCCTGTTGGCGaacgatattttttttcttctgtattgACGCCAGGGACAGCTAAGTGTCAACAAACGGCAACTTTTACAGGCTATTCTGATGTTCTTTGCAATAAATTATACGATATCCTTTGAAGCAATGTTTTTATTTCAGACTAGATTACACTAGCGTTGTCCACCGCAAGAAATCGCACTAATAATCGCACCATCGCACATCACTTGTCGGCCATGACTTCTGGTTATAAGTTTCGTATTTCATGGCAGGAAACTAGATTTTATATTGGCGAAGCAAAATATTACATGATATTAAAATAACTTGATGAATAAAACTTACACACATTTTGAGTTATTTAGTACACGTTATATTTTAATAATTGCAGCGCATATACGAAAGTAATGCTTCTTCACATGCTGCTGTTCGAAGCTTGCGTGCTGATTTTTAGTGATGCCGCTGTATTGAATTGTTTTACGGAATGGCACCAGTTTAGATTGGTAACATCACTtgcaaagaaagacaacaaaacGAATTCATCAACCGAATAGACGCCCTTTGAACACCTGTCGGAATAGTAAGTATGGAATGAACCTCGGAACGACCTGCGTGCACGCTTCGGCTGCTGTCAACCGAGAATGGAAGACCTGGAAAAACTCATTATATGAATCTAGTGACCCCAGGCTCTGCCTTTCACAGTGCTTATCCCTCCTTAGGTGTTTACACACAATTCGGCAACCTGTGAGTGATGACGCTTATGTTCTAGCAAGTAATTGTCTCGCACAACTGAAGCTAacgtgttttttatttttttattccattTATTTTAGCTTACTGCAAACCTTTTGGCTAGTGCTTTTGTGTGTTGGTACAATGCACCCGCCAACCCTGTACTGGCTTCTTGAAGTTGTAGTcaacattcattcattcattcattcattagcTCGGAATGTACAAAGTGCATTTACATTAAATAAGGCATTCTTTGGTCGAATGGAAAAAGGTCGTAAAAAAATTCCGCAAGAAGTTACAAAACGAATTGCTCAGTAGGTAGCTACAACCTGGGATGCCGTGGCAAGGAAGCAGCGTGCAGACCCCAGTCCAGTACGAAGAGGACATCTGGGTTGAAGAGCCATACACGCCTCCTGTTCGAAGTGCCGTCTATTCTCGAAGCGGCTTTTCACGCAACAACGACTCCTACGAACAACAGCAGAATGGCACCTTCGGCCACCGTAACTTCCCTGATGGGTAAAGTTATTGCACTCTTAGTACGACGAGAAAGGGcgtgtacatttttgtgacgcGTATTTTGTTTCTGCAAGATGGTTCACCCATGTCATGCGTATTCTGTTTGCGCAAGTCGGGCAGTGTCCTTCCGTAACTAGCACACAGTGTCTTTATTGCGGTTTCATTAGTGGGGTTGTACACCTCTGATATAGACCACTTTATTGTTTGCAAACAAGAGGCGCCATCTGCGTGTGCATGGGGTTCGTGTGGGCAAGACACACCGAACGTAGCATGTGAATGCTTTCTGCAGGTTGCAGGTCTGCCATGTTGCACTACCACCTGAAGGAACCAAACAATCGTCACTACAAGACGAAGTTGTTTATAAACGGTATACAACATGACGATACCTTTGTGCTGCACACCGACAACAAGATAGCCCAACCACATAACACGTCGCCGATCACAATCGTATTGTAGGTTATCTTCTTCCCCCCCCTCGCGACGGCGTCCATGTCACCCACGGTTTCAGTGGTTGTTCAGTTGTACGTGGTTCGTTCATTTTTATTCTTACATCGCGACAATGTTTTCGAACATTTGAACGAAACAGCAAGCAAAACAGTACTAAGTCTGCGAAGTCAGGTGAAACACTGCCTACTACTTTTACACTACTAATACACTACTTTCAGTTATGCAAATGGAATGCGTTTGTCTTGGGTGAACCGCTCCGCATGTGTTCCAACTTACATTTTGATTCTACCTTGCAGAAGCATCGGAAGAGGAAGGAGCCGCGGCGGACGCGGACGCTCCGAGGGCGTCACGGACTGGAGGAGAAGCGAGCCCCGCGAAAATGAGAACAATGACCTGACCATCTTCCCAGTGCCTAGCAAAGACGTCGGGAGGATTATTGGTGCGTTTCCGGGAAATCTAGTACCAGTAACACCTCGATAATTCGACCCCCGTTAATCCCCGATAATTCGGACGACTCGCGCGGTCCCGGCAAACGTCTGCTACGCGTGTCCATGGGAACGAACGCTCGTTAATTTGGCAGCAGTCGCGTGCACACCGGATTCGGACAATCGCGGCTCGAGGGAAGCGTACCGGAGCAAACAGCAGCAACAGCATCACCATTGTCATCAGCACCGTCACGTCAGGTGCCATCTTGAAGCGAAATCTCGTTTTTAAACCACGTGTATCAGTCAGTCTATGTGCTACGTGCATGCTTTTTTTGGCATAGCTGACAATGGATGACAATTGGAAGATGCTGTTCTCCGTTGGATTATGAACTCACGCGATGGACAGCTACCCCTGAGTGGACCCCTGAGTGGACCCCTGATCTGCACCCCTGATCTGCACCCAGGCCGAGAACTTTGCCGCTAGATTGGGCATCGAAGCCTTCAAAGCATCGGAAGGCTTATTTTGCACGGATTAAAGAATGCCATGCACTTGTCCGCGGAATTCCATTAATTCGCGGATTAACGACGGAAGCCCTTGCAAACTACACTCTCGCAGTTCTTTTCGCAATAAAAGTACGTTGATGATAGCACGTTCACTTCGTATTTTGTTGCCCGTTCGGTAATTCGACATTCGGACAATTCGGACGTTTTCGTCGGTCCCGTGCAATCCAAATTAACGAGGTTTTACTGCAATTAATTTGACCTTGGTCAATTCAATTTTTTCCGTAATTTGGCCGCGGGTTACATTTGTACGTCGAAAAAAGTTTGTGGCTTCTAATGTGAGGAGCAGTCCGTGTCGTATAATTTGATCTAATCCGATATGCAtgcgtacatacatacatgtcACTCAGCAGCTGAAAAATACAGTCTGGGACccctttaaaaaaagaacgagttgaACTCTCACCCGAAAAGCATGAGCTTAGCTACTCCACGGTGGCATTCCACCCTTAAGCTGTAGTGCTCTCCCACCATTTGCTTTATTTAGTCTTCAAATAATTTACTGGTGGTCGAATTTGTGGAAGTGTACTGCACCTGGAATATTCTGCAACTCTGAGTTTTACGGTATATACCTGCGAGCGCGAAAGCATTGACAGTATCTTCCTCGAAAGTTCTTCTGTCACCTTTTGTAAAAATTTGTTGATATCAACATTCTTGTACATCCAACTCCCCCACTAAGCTTGAAGGTATTCACCCGAAGAGCTCTGACACCAGGCATGCTCTGTAAAAGTGTGGTATGAAATATTTGATGCAGGCAAAGGCGGCTCAAAGATCCGAGAGTTGGAAGAAGCGAGTGGAGCTCGGATCCGAGTGATGCGAGACGATGAAGATGGTGCAAGTGACGATCCTTATGAGGCCAGGGTCCAGCTGAGAGGGTCCTCGGAAGCTAGAGAGAAGGCCAAGCAGATAATCGAGGACTTCATTAGCCCCACAAGTTCAGCTAAAGGTACCGGGAGATAACTACGGAGTTGGACAATGTCTTTGCATTGAAACGCCATTGGAATTTGGAATATTGACATCCGAAATGAGGCTGCTGAGAGAGCTTTTCATGGAACACTTACAACGCGCGTGTGGAGTTGTCTATGCAGTGCGTAGGTGTAACAGTAAACAATAAAGTCTAGCATGTTGACCTGTGAGAAGCATTGTCACTGTGTGGAGTTGCTGCATGGCAGTATTATCAAAAGGCTCTGTCATGCTGTCCCTGaatgcataaaaaaaaattggtccAGCAAGCAGTTTCAATTTCATTTCGTTTATTTTACCTGTCGTTTTACTGAGAAATCTTTGAAATCTTGACATCTGAATGTAAAATCTGCAGAAGAGCAATGAGCATATCTAATCTGTAGCGTGTAAAAATCACCTGCCTGGGTGACTTTacaagcgtttttttttttccttagacagccaagccaagagtagCCAACCGGAACCTGCACCATTCGTAGACTGGGCCAAACTGCTGGCTGACAGCGACCGGCAGCGAGAGGAAAGGTGGAAAGGTACTAGATCGGATGTCCTTCCGTAAAACCTAGTATGGCTCGGTGCTGTGTGACATCATCTCCTGTATCTGTTTCAGCATTGCCTCCCATCATCAAAAACTTCTATAACGAACACGACGATGTGCGCAACATGAGCAGGGAAGAGGTTGCACGCTTCAGGTGGGGACCGTTAGAGATGCCCTTCTTTCCCGCTTTCCTCCTCGCCTTGGCTTGTGCTCCAGGCATTTCTACCACTGTGCAGATAGAGTCCCAACATGCAAATATGTCCATAAAGGTCCTATCCTGATCCTATATATAAAGGTCCTATAGGTATATAGGTCCTATAGGTATATACTAGGTCCTATAGGTATATaggccctatatatatataaaggtcCTATAAAGGTCCTAAATGtcctctatcctctcgttatgcAAACATGTCTTTTGGTGCTTTTGAAACATCTTGTAACGGGCAACTTTTTATTCGTGCAAATGAGGGGTGGTTGCCAGGACAATGAAACGGTTGTACCGATTAAAATTAAAGGAATCTTACTCTAGCTAACAGAGTTGCTATTTGCTAGGACTGTTCAAAGCTTCCGATAACTGTCAAAGCTCTCGGGTGCTTTGGCGTTAAGTTGACAGAAAGTACTCTAGAAGCTCTCTAGTGCTGAAACGCTGTTGCTGTTTCCGGTATGATGTCATCCAGGGGCTCGATGCTGAACTGGACGTACCGTATGTTATCGCTACTTTTTTTAAGTTGGCGCGCTCCAAACGTCGAGCAATGGCAAGTGAAAAACCATTTCAGTAGACCGGGGTTTCAAAGAAGCGACACGATTGGTCATCCCGCGGGAGCTTGCGACGAATTACAGGGAAGCGATGCCTTTATAGTGCAGTATGGAATAACAAAAAATTGTGCATCGAGcacctttttgttttttgttaccTTAACTAGTTGTCACACGGACAACAGTTCTTTGTTCACACGTGGTGCAGTGTCTGACGTCTTCCCAACGTACTGATCATGTGCAGTGTAACCGCCACGCCCTCTCAATATGTGAGAAAGAAAATCGGAATGATCTGTCTCTCTCTATGTGGCGAGATTGCGATTTGTTGCACATTTCGAACGTTTTCCACTTTCACGGATTACGTGCATCCGCCTTCTCAGGATGGAGAACAACAACATAGTAGTCACATCTCTGGAAGAAGACGATGAACGTCCGTTTTCCAACCCCGTCCAAACCTTTGAACAGGCTTTTGGAGATCATCGTGAGTCCTCTTCTTGTCTGGAATTGATCTCACTCCTCTGTTTCTCTGTAATCCCTCcgcctcttctttttcttttttttcttgcagcTGATATACTGGACGAAATCTACAAGAACAAGTTTGAAAAACCATCCCCCATACAGGTGAGTTGTTTGTTAGAGCctcaagttttagggttttacccgattcttccccgaatttgcaccccgaatcgaaGGGTTAcgtctttagggtgaaacccgattttttcaGAGCCGCTAGACTACATTTACGAGGAATGTCCACGTATTATTTGTACATCTTTTCCAATTGCCTTCACCAACAGAAATGAGATTACTTTATAAGTCACACTTATGTTTGGAAGTGAATCCCCTCCGCAGACGCGGAGCCACAACAGTGCCACAGCAAACGAGTTCGGCAGGCTCTCTCCCGCGGTTGACCGTGTGGGAGTCCGTGATTGGTTGGTGACGCAAAACATCATTTGGGGATGAGTCTGTCCCGTTTGCTGTAGCCTCGACGTTTGCTGACGCATTAGACGAAGGGGAGAATTGTGCTGATTTTGCTCTTTGAGCTGCTTTTTAAATAGTGGAAGCGCTTGAGTTACACAGTCTTCCACATGCATATTTAGGTAGAGTGGAACCCCCCTGCTTTAACTCTGTGCACTCTATTAGACAAAGTACGACTAtcagtttagtgcccctttaagactGAGGGAAGAGAGAGACAAGGCTGAGTGTAAAGTACACATGACAGTCGTTCCATGTCTCTTTGTCCATCAGTCTCAAGGAACCGTTACATCCTTCGAATCTACACCAGCTTTGCTTGAATCATGTACTCTTATGTTCGATTTCTTAATTAATTTCTTTTCAGAGCCAGGCCTGGCCCGTGCTGCTTCAAGGGCATGACTTAATTGGCATTGCTCAGGTAATAAACCCCCGCTGTCTCATCATTTGATGCTTCGGTTAGCTGCGCAAATGTTCATTATCTACTattgttgtttttcttgttgtcttcaGACTGGCACGGGAAAGACGTTGGCTTTTCTGCTGCCCGCATTCATACACATCGACAGGCAACCCGTGTAAGCTTGCCGCAGCCTCTTCATATGCATCATACATTTTTGTTGTGCAGTACGTTGTGTACTTTTATGGTGCGCTCAGTTTTTACCTTATTTTATGGTCTAATTAATtgtattttttcgtttttgtttttctggagTTGCCCGTCGACAGTTGAACCTCTGTGTGCAATAAGgagataagtcgaaaaatcgcAAACCGAGAAAACGGGCCTTATCTGATTGTCCgccccattgacacacatgcatttcccgttttttttacCATGCTGTGGCGGGCCAACAAATTACAAtaaggtcctaaattttcattggcaggtgcatactggtatgtagatgttaTTGCAGTAAAGATAGTAAAAAGTGGATAAGTCgatcgacttatccccttactgcatacagaggttcaattgtgaGCGTAAATATGTATTGTGCACCTTACGCAGACCAAATTTTGCTTCACTGCCACGCGAAGGGAACCGCAAGTTTTCTACGTGGTTCAAATCTAGCACGTAGCTGGCAAGGAGCTAAGTGGCAGGCAGTCATTATGGAGATGCAGAAGATGCTCTTGCTGTAATCGTAAATTAGTGTTAGAGCCTGCAGTAGAGGCACATCAGCTTGAGGGGGTGCACACTTTGATTTTCCTTATTGACATGGCAAAAAAAGGTGCACAAGGTTTTCGTGAAAACTTTCAGGCCGAGGGCCGAACGAACGGGCCCTTCCTGCTTGGTGCTCGCGCCCACACGTGAGCTGGCTCAGCAAATTGAGCGAGAGGCCAAGAAGTACAACTACCGAGGTATTAAATGGTGAGACCGTCCGCTCCGTTTGTGAACTTCGGACCCTCTTTCTAAACCGCTCTCCTCTTGCAGCGTCTGCGTGTACGGTGGTGGAAGCA contains:
- the LOC135398870 gene encoding MRG/MORF4L-binding protein-like isoform X2 encodes the protein MACIHQKFSTSLNKDIHSRIIWDHLDTMYDMAALHESEILPFPNNERDFNLPETEFRDLLCQRAGGRPLENAQSSDDEQVRTPSKRQDSSDTPKREGDAPKSSGKTSRVEQQSRKEPPRSTGGKVRPEHAHGKVRSDSTPTSKAKPEVKPKSEPPPKAVKATESKAESKESRTSTPKAESKDTPKRAEPPRSAKENTSRKSETGRTGGSRSQDEAAPEKGKSSSSSNRSAKDDADSSAKRGATKRRQDQMNNKPPSPMVTQHSKRRR
- the LOC135398870 gene encoding MRG/MORF4L-binding protein-like isoform X1 gives rise to the protein METATEKNGKSEENVDWNVDTEVQLFHAMKGHKPIGVNRYFQMACIHQKFSTSLNKDIHSRIIWDHLDTMYDMAALHESEILPFPNNERDFNLPETEFRDLLCQRAGGRPLENAQSSDDEQVRTPSKRQDSSDTPKREGDAPKSSGKTSRVEQQSRKEPPRSTGGKVRPEHAHGKVRSDSTPTSKAKPEVKPKSEPPPKAVKATESKAESKESRTSTPKAESKDTPKRAEPPRSAKENTSRKSETGRTGGSRSQDEAAPEKGKSSSSSNRSAKDDADSSAKRGATKRRQDQMNNKPPSPMVTQHSKRRR
- the LOC135397573 gene encoding probable ATP-dependent RNA helicase DDX43 encodes the protein MPWQGSSVQTPVQYEEDIWVEEPYTPPVRSAVYSRSGFSRNNDSYEQQQNGTFGHRNFPDGSIGRGRSRGGRGRSEGVTDWRRSEPRENENNDLTIFPVPSKDVGRIIGKGGSKIRELEEASGARIRVMRDDEDGASDDPYEARVQLRGSSEAREKAKQIIEDFISPTSSAKDSQAKSSQPEPAPFVDWAKLLADSDRQREERWKALPPIIKNFYNEHDDVRNMSREEVARFRMENNNIVVTSLEEDDERPFSNPVQTFEQAFGDHPDILDEIYKNKFEKPSPIQSQAWPVLLQGHDLIGIAQTGTGKTLAFLLPAFIHIDRQPVPRAERTGPSCLVLAPTRELAQQIEREAKKYNYRGIKCVCVYGGGSRREQIQIINKGVEIVIATPGRLNDLVMNNIIDLNYVTYLILDEADRMLDMGFEPQIKKVLLDIRPDRQTVMTSATWPEGVRRLARQYMSNPFQVFIGSLDLAAVHTVSQRVLLIDDSEKRDKLLEFVQTMQPDDKVIVFLDKKAMVDHLASDFILAGIECQSIHGDREQCDREQALEDLRTGAVRILIATDVAARGLDIKDITHIYNYDFPRNIEEYVHRVGRTGRAGRSGESITLITRENWRQARELISILEEANQEVPEGLYSMAERYDAWKKRRDEERPMRGDRDRNGWGGGGGGFRRGGGGRSNNRW